The Opitutaceae bacterium genome window below encodes:
- a CDS encoding MMPL family transporter — MKLLRGKWGPGTALLAFCILCGVWLARLDYRRSITTDVLDLVPDSGASQSPELALVRSLASQAEIRTMLFEITMPDGGDVPADAGREFAAALLKDPAFAQAFSMGDTSSRDALGKELFEQRFSLLLPFWLESHRAEYNAQGRPGGNFSAWLAEKSAADLSRFLAKPQALAFQDLIPSDPLLLLPGAIDRLQDGLAYAQSESSPSHALVWAQLAESPLSEAGQGPAFDAIARATDGVRKLRPGLKVAFTGVNRFAAASRRVIEREVTLLNTLSLAAVLIVAFTFIRSPLRGLHLIPVVALSILGAWVAVTLAFARVHILVFVVGSLLTGVAIDYGFYLYMQPAAYPGEDYWSKVRRLLKPLLASCVTTVAGFALLLLSDFPFIRQLGVFVGGGLLSALGVAILYFAIVKNPFLESRSFGGGQALAPRTRRRLRHFVLALWVGALPGLAFLTWRDDIRDLDIPSDALKREDARIRGLFGDKDGERMVYLTHGDTLTAARASLEKLQSWLNVASAGRARAVSLGAVVPTAAAFERAQDFIHNEKEFPAELKSALAKEGFEEEGFNAFFADYARIMQSPPESSFLPAFTHLREKLVGPLGLLVNMTPTSSWFVTLVEHAPSAAPPEEASTISTGQLQTLNRVFADYRASTLRLSLIGLGIVGLGVFLTYGFRDGLRIFAIPCGACLGVFGLFGWIGHPLNLFHLLGAFLGVCLTHNYSIFSATSAYEHKSVPVSVRVSALTTAASFGVLAISSIPVVRALGTTVASMVITALVVIELEHLSGLGKRA; from the coding sequence ATGAAACTGCTCCGAGGAAAATGGGGGCCCGGAACAGCCCTGCTCGCTTTCTGCATTCTGTGCGGCGTGTGGCTGGCGCGGCTGGATTATCGCAGGAGCATCACGACCGACGTGCTGGACCTGGTTCCCGACTCGGGTGCCTCACAGTCACCGGAGCTTGCACTCGTGCGCTCCCTCGCCAGCCAGGCGGAGATCCGGACCATGCTTTTCGAAATCACGATGCCGGACGGCGGTGATGTGCCGGCGGATGCGGGAAGGGAATTCGCCGCGGCGTTGCTCAAGGATCCTGCGTTCGCCCAGGCATTTTCCATGGGCGACACCTCCTCCCGCGACGCACTGGGGAAGGAGCTGTTCGAGCAGCGCTTTTCATTGCTCCTGCCATTCTGGCTCGAAAGTCATCGGGCGGAATACAACGCACAAGGCCGGCCCGGAGGGAATTTTTCGGCATGGCTTGCGGAAAAAAGCGCAGCCGATCTGTCGCGATTTCTCGCCAAGCCGCAGGCCCTCGCATTCCAGGACCTGATTCCATCCGATCCCCTCCTCCTGCTGCCGGGCGCGATCGATCGCCTGCAGGACGGTCTGGCTTATGCGCAGTCCGAATCGTCGCCGTCCCACGCGCTCGTCTGGGCGCAACTGGCTGAATCGCCGTTGAGCGAGGCCGGCCAGGGACCTGCATTTGACGCCATTGCGCGGGCGACCGACGGGGTCCGGAAGCTGCGTCCGGGCCTGAAGGTCGCCTTCACCGGTGTCAACCGATTCGCAGCGGCGAGCCGCCGGGTGATCGAACGCGAGGTGACCCTTCTCAACACACTCTCCCTCGCCGCGGTCCTGATCGTCGCCTTCACCTTCATCCGTTCCCCGCTTCGCGGGTTGCACCTGATCCCCGTCGTCGCGCTCTCAATACTCGGGGCCTGGGTGGCGGTGACGCTGGCCTTCGCCCGCGTGCACATCCTCGTGTTCGTGGTCGGCTCGCTGCTGACCGGTGTGGCCATCGACTACGGTTTCTACCTCTACATGCAGCCCGCCGCGTATCCAGGCGAGGACTACTGGTCAAAGGTGCGCCGCCTGCTCAAGCCGCTGCTCGCGAGCTGCGTCACGACCGTGGCCGGTTTCGCGCTTCTGCTGCTTTCGGATTTCCCCTTCATCCGACAGCTCGGCGTGTTCGTCGGCGGCGGACTCTTGAGCGCGCTGGGCGTGGCGATCCTCTATTTCGCGATCGTGAAGAACCCATTCCTGGAATCTCGAAGCTTCGGCGGCGGCCAGGCCCTCGCACCGCGCACGCGCCGCCGGCTTCGGCATTTCGTCCTCGCGCTCTGGGTCGGCGCACTGCCCGGACTGGCCTTCCTGACCTGGCGCGATGACATCCGCGATCTTGATATTCCGTCCGATGCCTTGAAACGCGAGGATGCGCGCATCCGCGGGCTCTTCGGCGACAAGGACGGGGAGCGCATGGTGTACCTCACGCATGGCGACACGCTCACCGCCGCACGCGCGTCACTCGAAAAACTGCAGTCGTGGTTGAACGTTGCGAGCGCCGGACGGGCGCGTGCGGTCAGCCTCGGCGCCGTGGTGCCCACCGCCGCCGCCTTCGAACGCGCGCAGGACTTCATTCACAACGAAAAGGAATTCCCGGCGGAGTTGAAGTCGGCGCTGGCGAAGGAGGGATTCGAAGAGGAGGGCTTCAACGCATTCTTTGCGGACTATGCCAGAATCATGCAGTCGCCGCCCGAGTCGTCCTTTCTCCCCGCCTTCACCCACCTGCGCGAAAAACTGGTCGGGCCGCTTGGTCTGCTCGTCAATATGACCCCGACATCGAGTTGGTTCGTCACGCTGGTTGAACACGCCCCCTCAGCCGCTCCTCCCGAGGAGGCGTCAACAATCAGCACCGGTCAGCTTCAAACGCTGAATCGCGTCTTCGCCGACTACCGGGCCTCCACGCTTCGACTGAGCCTCATCGGCCTTGGCATCGTCGGTCTCGGCGTATTCCTGACGTACGGGTTCCGCGACGGGCTTCGCATCTTCGCGATTCCCTGCGGCGCCTGTCTCGGAGTCTTTGGTCTCTTCGGGTGGATCGGACACCCGCTCAATCTGTTTCACCTGCTCGGCGCCTTCCTGGGCGTGTGTCTCACGCACAACTATTCCATCTTTTCCGCAACGTCAGCCTACGAGCACAAGTCAGTCCCGGTTTCCGTGCGCGTCTCCGCGCTGACGACTGCTGCATCCTTCGGCGTACTTGCGATCAGCAGCATCCCCGTCGTGCGCGCATTGGGAACAACCGTCGCCAGCATGGTGATCACCGCGCTCGTGGTGATCGAACTCGAGCACCTCTCCGGCCTCGGCAAACGCGCATGA
- a CDS encoding acyl--CoA ligase — translation MNPSLPACWLETVRLHGRKVALIEASTGTRCTFQQLNDRADAWARDHGASIPPGLEGRSVAFSVPNGIRWFELMLGLLKLGAIPVPLDAAEPVDSQKNLVKLLRSVARWENDRLVPVQHGSGGAKRHRTTRPCLIKLTSGSTGSPRPLLFSHDEMIADARQVMSSMGITSEDRNHALIPFGHSYGLGNLTLPLMIAGVSVVCGTSPFPHAIAADLRQWKSTVFPAVPAILRALAGADGIRLGRLRLIISAGAPLPVETAGAFRQRYGRSIHSFYGSSETGGISFDRDGRATLEGSVGTAMDGVTLTRLGTDRLRVSSPAVFTAGNRRKHNRHGAWVMADRVRIGADRTIRLLGRRGTTVKIAGRRVELAEIAAAIKRLPGVDDAWVAVGGTDEQVIGAAVASGRSSSELRDALGRILSAWKIPRKWLVLPALPQTERGKPDSRALNSALFGPASPRSS, via the coding sequence ATGAATCCGTCCCTTCCCGCCTGCTGGTTGGAAACAGTCCGTCTCCACGGACGAAAGGTCGCTCTGATCGAAGCCTCCACCGGAACGCGCTGCACGTTTCAGCAGTTGAACGACCGCGCGGATGCCTGGGCGCGGGATCACGGGGCATCAATTCCTCCCGGCCTGGAAGGTCGAAGTGTCGCTTTCTCCGTCCCCAACGGCATTCGCTGGTTTGAACTCATGCTGGGCCTGCTGAAACTCGGCGCAATTCCCGTGCCGCTCGATGCCGCGGAGCCGGTCGACAGTCAGAAAAACCTGGTGAAACTGCTGCGCTCGGTCGCGCGATGGGAAAACGATCGACTCGTCCCAGTGCAACACGGTAGTGGCGGCGCGAAACGGCACCGAACAACCCGGCCCTGCCTTATCAAGCTCACCTCCGGCTCAACCGGCAGCCCCCGCCCGCTTCTTTTCAGCCACGACGAAATGATCGCCGATGCGAGGCAGGTGATGTCGTCCATGGGCATCACTTCGGAAGACCGGAATCATGCGCTGATTCCGTTCGGCCATTCCTACGGTCTCGGCAACCTCACGCTCCCGCTCATGATCGCCGGCGTATCCGTCGTCTGCGGAACCTCGCCCTTTCCGCATGCGATCGCCGCCGACCTCAGGCAGTGGAAGTCGACCGTTTTCCCCGCGGTGCCCGCCATTCTCCGCGCCCTGGCCGGCGCCGACGGCATCCGCCTTGGCAGACTTCGCCTCATCATCTCGGCAGGCGCGCCGCTTCCCGTCGAAACCGCCGGGGCCTTTCGCCAGCGTTACGGTCGGAGCATTCACAGCTTCTATGGATCGAGCGAAACCGGAGGCATCAGCTTTGACAGGGATGGACGTGCAACGCTCGAAGGATCCGTTGGCACGGCCATGGACGGCGTTACCCTCACACGGCTTGGCACCGACCGCCTCCGAGTCAGCAGTCCCGCGGTTTTCACAGCCGGCAATCGAAGAAAGCACAACCGGCACGGGGCCTGGGTCATGGCGGATCGAGTCCGGATCGGCGCCGACCGCACCATCCGCCTGCTTGGCCGGCGCGGCACCACCGTGAAGATCGCGGGCCGCCGAGTGGAACTCGCCGAAATCGCCGCCGCCATCAAGCGTCTGCCCGGCGTCGATGACGCCTGGGTAGCGGTCGGAGGCACGGACGAACAGGTCATCGGGGCAGCCGTCGCTTCAGGCCGCTCGTCATCGGAACTTCGGGATGCATTGGGCCGAATCCTGTCCGCCTGGAAAATTCCCAGGAAGTGGCTCGTGCTGCCAGCCCTGCCTCAAACCGAACGCGGGAAGCCGGACTCCCGCGCACTCAATTCCGCGCTCTTCGGTCCGGCCAGTCCCCGCTCCAGCTGA
- a CDS encoding FadR family transcriptional regulator, whose translation MLPALNKRVPVVAGICERLVLQYRETEWLPAERDLSQQLGVSRPALREAIQRLEIQGLLEVKHGIGVRVVDNPNAPVRATLLRTLPDFEQRLQQFAEARVLIEPELARRAAAHITTEGRRRLRSLMTQMDDAGAQVDSAVRADLEFHRGIADLAGNRVLALMTGSMAELEEETRRTTLTRVGVAVARAQHQRIADAIASGVAPAAHAAMLAHVQAAQRESQRPSPPRRHADT comes from the coding sequence GTGCTACCTGCCTTGAACAAACGCGTTCCGGTTGTCGCCGGCATCTGCGAGCGGCTCGTGCTGCAATACCGGGAGACCGAATGGCTGCCGGCCGAGCGCGATCTTTCCCAGCAACTGGGCGTGAGCCGCCCCGCGTTGCGGGAGGCGATCCAGCGACTCGAAATCCAGGGTCTGCTGGAGGTGAAGCATGGCATCGGCGTCCGGGTGGTGGACAATCCAAACGCGCCGGTTCGGGCGACGTTGCTGCGCACGCTGCCGGACTTTGAACAGCGGCTGCAGCAGTTTGCGGAAGCCCGCGTGCTGATTGAGCCGGAGCTCGCCCGCCGCGCCGCGGCGCACATCACAACCGAGGGAAGGCGGCGGCTCCGGTCGCTCATGACGCAGATGGATGATGCGGGCGCGCAGGTCGACAGCGCCGTGCGCGCGGACCTGGAGTTTCACCGCGGCATCGCCGATCTCGCCGGCAACCGCGTGCTCGCCCTCATGACCGGCTCGATGGCCGAGCTGGAGGAGGAAACGCGGCGCACCACACTCACACGGGTCGGGGTCGCCGTCGCCCGGGCCCAGCACCAGCGCATCGCGGACGCCATCGCATCGGGCGTCGCTCCCGCCGCGCACGCCGCCATGCTGGCGCACGTCCAGGCCGCGCAACGTGAATCCCAGCGCCCCTCTCCTCCCCGCCGCCATGCAGACACCTGA
- a CDS encoding FAD-binding protein, whose amino-acid sequence MQTPDFIPALRTALPALTILTAREDLLPYGFDGTATLKGSPACVVFPRSAQDVSAIINFARGRRIPVVTRGSGTGLSGGSVPVADCIVLCLVEMNRILELDTKNLTLLAEPGVVTQRIFDTADAAGLFYPPDPGSMKISTIGGNVAENAGGLRGLKYGVTRNYVMGLEVVLPDGSIVWLGNKCVKDVAGYNLRDLFIGSEGTLGVVTRVLLRLLPKPAARQTLLATYASMDAAAETVSAIIEEKIIPCTLEFLDQRTIRCVEAFASVGLPVEAQALLLIETDGHPDAVADEARRIEAICSRHGAMAVRRAATAEEATSLATARRSAFSALARMRPTTILEDATVPRSELAAMIRFISAVAEKHRVTVATFGHFGDGNLHPTFLTDERDTDEMHRVELAMKEIFDHTFSLGGTITGEHGVGLAKKAFLPKQLGEASLALLKAIKRTLDPDGIMNPGKIFDVADTKAAPATGHDA is encoded by the coding sequence ATGCAGACACCTGACTTCATCCCCGCCCTTCGCACCGCACTGCCCGCGCTGACCATCCTGACCGCGCGGGAGGATCTCCTTCCGTATGGTTTCGACGGCACCGCGACACTGAAGGGCTCGCCGGCCTGCGTGGTGTTTCCAAGAAGCGCGCAGGACGTGTCGGCAATCATCAATTTTGCCCGCGGACGCCGCATCCCCGTCGTGACACGCGGCAGCGGCACCGGCCTCTCCGGCGGCAGCGTGCCCGTCGCGGACTGCATCGTGCTCTGCCTCGTGGAGATGAACCGTATCCTGGAACTGGATACGAAGAACCTCACGCTCCTCGCCGAGCCGGGAGTCGTCACCCAGCGCATTTTCGACACCGCGGACGCCGCGGGACTTTTCTATCCGCCGGACCCGGGGTCCATGAAGATCAGCACGATCGGCGGCAATGTCGCGGAGAACGCCGGGGGCCTGCGCGGCCTCAAGTATGGCGTCACGCGCAACTACGTGATGGGGCTCGAGGTCGTTCTGCCGGACGGGTCGATCGTCTGGCTGGGAAACAAGTGCGTCAAGGACGTCGCCGGCTACAACCTGCGCGACCTGTTCATCGGCAGCGAGGGCACGCTCGGCGTGGTGACGCGCGTGCTGCTGCGGCTACTGCCGAAACCGGCCGCCCGGCAGACGCTGCTTGCGACCTACGCGTCGATGGACGCCGCAGCCGAAACCGTCTCGGCAATCATCGAGGAGAAGATCATCCCGTGCACGCTGGAATTCCTCGACCAGCGCACGATCCGCTGCGTCGAGGCGTTTGCCTCCGTGGGGCTTCCCGTCGAGGCGCAGGCCCTGCTGCTCATCGAGACCGACGGTCATCCGGATGCGGTCGCCGATGAGGCGCGGCGCATCGAGGCAATCTGCTCGCGGCACGGCGCGATGGCCGTGCGGCGCGCGGCGACGGCGGAGGAGGCGACGAGCCTCGCCACCGCGCGGCGGAGCGCCTTCTCCGCGCTCGCCCGCATGCGGCCGACCACGATCCTTGAGGATGCCACGGTTCCACGCAGCGAACTCGCCGCCATGATCCGTTTCATCAGCGCGGTCGCCGAAAAGCACCGCGTCACCGTCGCGACCTTCGGACATTTCGGCGACGGCAATCTCCATCCGACATTTCTCACCGACGAACGCGACACCGACGAGATGCACCGCGTGGAACTGGCGATGAAGGAGATCTTCGACCACACGTTCTCCCTCGGAGGCACCATCACCGGCGAACATGGTGTCGGCCTGGCCAAGAAGGCTTTCCTTCCAAAACAACTGGGCGAGGCCAGCCTTGCGCTTCTGAAGGCGATCAAACGCACGCTCGATCCGGACGGGATCATGAATCCGGGCAAGATATTCGATGTCGCCGACACAAAAGCAGCGCCCGCCACCGGTCATGACGCCTGA
- a CDS encoding 4Fe-4S dicluster domain-containing protein, which translates to MSPTQKQRPPPVMTPDPQSKLVKLDYSVLQQCIHCGMCLPTCPTYNETGRERNSPRGRISLMRAIADGELEVTPSFGEEMSYCLGCLACVTACPAGVDYATLIETSRAEVERTGVLRKPTRSLTRWFFFRLVFTRPRLLRAIGRVLRVWQRSGAQAWCRRMGLMRLLPGRLRELEPQAPVMCAKFSNALIKPVERPASGEVRHRVLVLTGCVQDLAFSDVNRATVDVLLENGCEVLTPPVQFCCGSLQMHNGDDDTARLLARRQLDETDLTQIDAIISNAGGCGSHLRHYGKMLKDEPQYAQRAAEWSRKLRDIHEWLVEINYRKPKVAPVSFAGSPATPLTYQESCHLCHGQKITRQPREILKSIPGIAYKECAEVSWCCGGAGIYSVTQPKTSSWLQDRKLGHLRATGATVVATANPGCHLQIQNGLNNKPAPAGNSPPPRIIHPIVLLAEAYAAEKKN; encoded by the coding sequence ATGTCGCCGACACAAAAGCAGCGCCCGCCACCGGTCATGACGCCTGATCCGCAGTCGAAACTGGTCAAGCTGGACTACTCGGTCCTGCAGCAGTGCATCCACTGCGGCATGTGCCTGCCGACCTGTCCGACCTACAATGAAACCGGACGCGAGCGGAACTCCCCGCGCGGACGGATCTCGCTCATGCGGGCGATCGCCGACGGGGAGCTCGAGGTGACTCCCTCATTCGGCGAGGAGATGTCGTACTGCCTCGGGTGCCTGGCCTGCGTGACCGCCTGTCCTGCCGGTGTCGACTATGCGACGCTCATCGAAACCTCGCGCGCCGAGGTCGAGCGCACCGGTGTGCTGCGCAAACCCACCCGCAGCCTGACCCGCTGGTTCTTCTTTCGACTCGTCTTCACCCGCCCGCGTCTGCTTCGCGCAATTGGCCGCGTGCTCCGCGTCTGGCAGCGCAGTGGCGCGCAGGCCTGGTGCAGGCGCATGGGCCTGATGCGACTGCTCCCCGGGCGGCTGCGCGAACTCGAGCCGCAGGCGCCTGTCATGTGCGCGAAGTTTTCCAACGCCCTGATCAAACCGGTCGAGCGCCCCGCCTCCGGTGAGGTGCGGCATCGGGTGCTCGTCCTCACCGGGTGCGTGCAGGATCTGGCTTTTTCGGATGTGAACCGTGCGACCGTTGACGTGCTGCTTGAGAACGGCTGCGAGGTGCTGACGCCACCTGTGCAGTTCTGCTGCGGATCGCTGCAGATGCACAATGGCGACGACGATACGGCTCGCCTGCTCGCCCGACGCCAGCTCGACGAGACGGACCTCACGCAGATCGACGCCATCATCAGCAACGCGGGCGGCTGCGGCTCCCACCTCCGACACTACGGCAAAATGCTGAAGGACGAGCCGCAGTACGCGCAGCGCGCAGCCGAGTGGTCGCGCAAGCTGAGGGACATTCACGAATGGCTTGTCGAAATCAACTACCGCAAGCCCAAGGTCGCTCCGGTGTCATTCGCCGGCAGCCCGGCGACTCCCCTGACCTACCAGGAGTCGTGTCACCTCTGCCACGGACAGAAGATCACGCGCCAGCCCCGCGAAATCCTGAAGTCGATCCCCGGCATCGCCTACAAGGAATGCGCCGAGGTGTCCTGGTGCTGTGGAGGCGCGGGAATCTACAGCGTCACTCAGCCGAAAACCTCGTCCTGGCTGCAGGATCGGAAGCTCGGACATCTGCGCGCCACCGGCGCCACTGTGGTCGCGACAGCCAATCCAGGCTGTCACCTCCAGATCCAAAACGGCCTCAACAACAAGCCCGCCCCGGCCGGCAATTCCCCCCCACCCCGCATCATCCACCCCATCGTCCTCCTCGCGGAGGCCTACGCGGCCGAAAAGAAAAATTGA